From Mycolicibacterium fluoranthenivorans, one genomic window encodes:
- a CDS encoding NUMOD4 motif-containing HNH endonuclease, with the protein MSTTNSNSEQWRVVPSHPEYEVSDRGRVRSATSGAPIPQHLKSQRGYPSVSVPRGKTPYVHAMVLEAFIGPRPSGAVTRHINDDPRDNRLENLTWGTHSENALDRVANGNDPYARRTHCKNGHPLTGSNVCPGLSFRRCRTCQRLAKQRSRTRLQSALIPAGAQ; encoded by the coding sequence ATGTCAACAACCAACTCTAATTCCGAACAGTGGCGGGTCGTGCCCAGCCACCCGGAATACGAGGTGTCCGACCGCGGACGGGTCCGAAGCGCTACCTCTGGCGCACCCATACCGCAACACCTCAAATCCCAGCGTGGCTACCCGAGCGTAAGCGTGCCCCGCGGGAAAACGCCGTACGTGCACGCGATGGTTCTTGAGGCGTTTATCGGACCCCGGCCAAGCGGTGCCGTCACTCGACATATCAATGACGATCCCCGGGACAACCGGTTGGAAAATCTGACTTGGGGGACGCACTCGGAGAATGCTCTGGATCGAGTAGCAAACGGCAATGACCCGTACGCGCGGCGCACCCATTGCAAGAATGGCCACCCCCTCACAGGCTCCAATGTCTGCCCTGGCCTGAGCTTTCGCCGCTGCCGTACTTGCCAGCGACTCGCCAAACAACGATCCCGCACGAGGCTTCAGTCAGCCCTGATCCCGGCAGGTGCGCAGTGA
- a CDS encoding HNH endonuclease — protein MTERWRPVPDWEDLYEVSDHGRVLAKPRQVLRCHLTNQPGRMLKPELAGPPWKKYLRVTLKSGERQRRIKVHHLVLLAFVGPRPPGLHALHCDDDPLNNHLSNLRYGTPSENQHDRFHRNTTQPIGV, from the coding sequence ATGACTGAGCGCTGGCGGCCTGTTCCCGACTGGGAGGACCTCTACGAGGTGTCCGACCATGGCCGCGTCCTCGCAAAGCCGCGGCAGGTCCTCCGGTGCCACTTGACCAACCAGCCTGGCCGGATGCTCAAGCCCGAACTTGCAGGGCCGCCGTGGAAGAAGTATCTGCGGGTGACCCTCAAATCAGGTGAGCGGCAACGGCGGATCAAGGTCCATCACCTCGTGCTGCTGGCATTCGTCGGGCCGCGCCCGCCGGGCCTCCACGCACTCCACTGCGACGACGACCCGCTGAACAACCATCTCTCGAATCTTCGGTACGGCACGCCGTCCGAAAACCAGCACGATCGCTTCCACCGCAACACAACCCAACCGATAGGAGTCTGA
- a CDS encoding cold-shock protein produces MPQGTVKWFNAEKGFGFIAPEDGSADVFVHYTEIQGSGFRTLEENQKVEFEVGQSPKGPQATGVRAV; encoded by the coding sequence ATGCCACAGGGAACTGTGAAGTGGTTCAACGCGGAGAAGGGCTTCGGCTTCATCGCCCCCGAGGACGGCTCCGCTGACGTTTTCGTCCACTACACGGAGATCCAGGGGTCGGGCTTCCGCACCCTGGAGGAGAACCAGAAGGTTGAGTTCGAGGTCGGCCAGAGCCCCAAGGGCCCCCAGGCCACCGGCGTTCGCGCCGTCTGA
- the topA gene encoding type I DNA topoisomerase, with protein sequence MAEEDRSRGGAGNIRRLVIVESPTKARKIAGYLGSNYVVESSRGHIRDLPRNAADVPAKYKSEPWARLGVNVDDNFEPLYIVSPDKKATVAELKDLLKGVDELYLATDGDREGEAIAWHLLETLKPRIPVKRMVFHEITEPAIRAAAENPRDLDIDLVDAQETRRILDRLYGYEVSPVLWKKVAPKLSAGRVQSVATRIIVQRERERMAFRSAGYWDVTAELDASVSDPQASPPRFTAKLNTVDGRRVASGRDFDSLGAVRKPDEVMVLDEAAANALAAGLRGEQLAVSSVEQKPYTRKPYPPFMTSTLQQEAGRKLRFSSERTMSIAQRLYENGYITYMRTDSTTLSESAINAARTQAGQLYGEEYVHPSPRQYTRKVKNAQEAHEAIRPAGDVFQTPGQLHSALDTDEFRLYELIWQRTVASQMADARGTTLSLRISGQARTGEQVVFNASGRTITFAGFLKAYVESLDEQAGGEADDAESRLPNLTQGQRVDAAGLTADGHTTSPPARYTEASLIKALEDLGIGRPSTYSSIIKTIQDRGYVHKKGSALVPSWVAFAVIGLLEQHFGRLVDYDFTAAMEDELDEIASGNERRTNWLNNFYFGGEHGVEGSIARAGGLKHLVGGNLEGIDARVVNSIKLFDDAEGRAINVRVGRNGPYLERMIVDPESPDGELKPQRANLKDELTPDELTLELAEKLFATPQEGRSLGVDPETGHEILAKDGRFGPYVTEVLPEPPEGGSAATGGKGKEDPEDGVTAKKGKKPTGPKPRTGSLLRSMDLETVTLEDALRLLSLPRVVGVDPASGEEITAQNGRYGPYLKRGTDSRSLATEEQMFTVTLDEALKIYAEPKRRGRQGAATPPLRELGTDPVSEKPMVIKDGRFGPYVTDGETNASLRKGDDVLTITDARASELLADRRARGPVKKAAKKAPVKKVAAKKTPAKKAPAKKAAKKA encoded by the coding sequence GTGGCTGAGGAGGACCGGAGCCGGGGAGGCGCCGGTAACATTCGGCGGCTCGTGATAGTCGAGTCGCCGACCAAGGCGCGCAAAATAGCCGGCTACCTGGGCTCCAACTACGTCGTCGAATCCTCCCGCGGACATATCCGCGATCTCCCGCGCAACGCCGCCGACGTCCCGGCCAAGTACAAATCCGAGCCGTGGGCCCGACTCGGGGTCAATGTCGACGACAACTTCGAGCCGCTCTACATCGTCAGCCCGGATAAGAAGGCCACCGTCGCCGAGCTGAAGGATCTGCTCAAGGGTGTCGACGAGCTCTATCTCGCCACCGACGGTGACCGCGAGGGTGAGGCCATCGCCTGGCACCTGCTGGAGACGCTGAAGCCGCGTATCCCGGTCAAGCGGATGGTGTTCCACGAGATCACCGAACCCGCCATCCGCGCGGCGGCGGAGAACCCTCGCGACCTGGACATCGACCTGGTCGACGCGCAGGAGACCCGCCGCATCCTGGACCGCCTCTACGGCTACGAGGTCTCACCCGTGCTGTGGAAGAAGGTCGCGCCCAAGCTGTCGGCCGGCCGGGTGCAGTCGGTGGCGACGCGCATCATCGTGCAGCGGGAACGCGAACGCATGGCGTTCCGCAGCGCCGGCTACTGGGATGTCACTGCCGAACTGGACGCCAGCGTGTCCGACCCGCAGGCATCCCCGCCCAGGTTCACGGCGAAGCTCAACACCGTCGACGGCCGCAGAGTGGCCAGCGGTCGCGATTTCGATTCACTCGGCGCGGTGCGCAAACCCGACGAGGTCATGGTCCTGGACGAGGCCGCTGCCAACGCCCTGGCCGCCGGTCTGCGCGGCGAGCAGCTCGCGGTGTCCTCGGTGGAGCAGAAGCCCTACACCCGTAAGCCCTATCCGCCGTTCATGACCTCGACGCTGCAGCAGGAGGCCGGCCGAAAGCTGCGCTTCTCCTCGGAGCGCACCATGAGCATCGCGCAGCGGTTGTACGAGAACGGCTACATCACCTATATGCGTACCGACTCGACGACGCTGTCGGAGTCGGCGATCAACGCCGCGCGTACTCAGGCCGGGCAGCTCTACGGCGAGGAGTACGTGCACCCGTCGCCGCGGCAGTACACCCGCAAGGTGAAGAACGCGCAGGAGGCGCACGAGGCCATCCGGCCCGCCGGTGACGTCTTCCAGACCCCCGGGCAGCTGCACAGCGCGCTGGACACCGACGAGTTCCGGCTCTACGAGCTGATCTGGCAGCGCACCGTCGCCTCCCAGATGGCCGACGCCCGTGGCACCACGCTGTCGTTGCGGATTTCGGGTCAGGCTCGTACCGGCGAGCAGGTGGTGTTCAACGCCAGCGGCCGCACCATCACCTTCGCCGGCTTCCTGAAGGCCTACGTCGAGAGCCTCGATGAGCAGGCCGGTGGCGAAGCCGACGACGCCGAGAGCCGGCTGCCCAACCTGACCCAGGGGCAGCGCGTCGACGCCGCAGGTCTGACCGCCGACGGGCACACCACCAGCCCGCCGGCCCGCTACACCGAGGCCTCGCTGATCAAGGCCCTCGAAGACCTCGGTATCGGCCGGCCGTCGACCTACTCGTCGATCATCAAGACCATCCAGGACCGCGGCTACGTGCACAAGAAGGGCAGCGCCCTGGTGCCGTCCTGGGTGGCGTTCGCCGTCATCGGGTTGCTGGAACAGCATTTCGGGCGGCTGGTCGACTACGACTTCACCGCGGCGATGGAGGACGAGCTCGACGAGATCGCCTCCGGCAACGAGCGACGGACCAACTGGCTCAACAACTTCTACTTCGGTGGCGAGCACGGCGTGGAGGGGTCGATCGCCCGCGCCGGCGGCCTGAAGCATCTGGTGGGCGGCAACCTCGAGGGCATCGACGCGCGGGTGGTCAACTCCATCAAGCTGTTCGACGACGCCGAGGGGCGGGCCATCAACGTCCGGGTCGGCCGTAACGGTCCGTATCTGGAGCGGATGATCGTCGATCCGGAATCTCCCGACGGCGAGTTGAAGCCGCAGCGCGCGAATCTCAAGGACGAGCTGACTCCCGACGAACTCACCCTCGAGCTCGCCGAAAAGCTTTTCGCCACACCGCAGGAGGGTCGCTCGCTGGGTGTCGATCCGGAGACGGGCCACGAGATCCTGGCCAAGGACGGGCGTTTCGGCCCGTACGTCACGGAGGTGCTCCCGGAGCCGCCGGAGGGCGGGAGCGCAGCGACTGGGGGGAAGGGCAAGGAGGATCCCGAAGACGGGGTCACGGCCAAGAAGGGTAAGAAGCCGACCGGGCCCAAGCCGCGCACCGGCTCGCTGCTGCGCTCGATGGATCTGGAGACCGTCACCCTCGAGGACGCGCTGCGGCTGCTTTCGCTGCCCCGCGTCGTCGGCGTGGACCCGGCCTCAGGCGAAGAGATCACCGCGCAGAACGGCCGCTACGGCCCATATCTCAAGCGCGGCACCGATTCCCGGTCGCTGGCCACCGAAGAGCAGATGTTCACCGTCACCCTCGACGAGGCGCTGAAGATCTACGCCGAACCCAAGCGACGGGGCCGCCAGGGTGCGGCCACCCCGCCGCTGCGCGAACTGGGTACCGACCCGGTGTCCGAGAAGCCGATGGTGATCAAGGACGGCCGGTTCGGCCCGTATGTCACCGACGGTGAGACCAACGCCAGCCTGCGTAAGGGCGACGACGTGCTCACCATCACCGATGCCCGCGCCTCGGAGCTGCTCGCCGATCGCCGGGCCCGCGGTCCGGTGAAGAAGGCCGCGAAGAAGGCGCCGGTGAAGAAGGTTGCTGCCAAGAAGACGCCGGCCAAGAAGGCACCGGCGAAGAAGGCCGCCAAGAAGGCCTGA
- a CDS encoding DNA polymerase III subunit delta' — MGSGVFERLVGQHAVAAELVAAARAARGDSSHSGLTAGGMTHAWLITGPPGSGRSIAAVCFAAALQCQSEGEPGCGECRACTTTMAGTHSDVRRIIPEGLSIGVSEMREIVQIASRRPGTGRWQIVVVEDADRLTEGAANALLKVVEEPPPSTVFLLCAPSVDPEDIAVTLRSRCRHIALVTPRSEAIAQVLVDNDGLTAEVAAWAASISGGHVGRARRLATDPEARQRRERALGLARDAATPARAYGAAEELVTTAEAEAKALTAGRNETETEELRTALGAGGTGKGAAGAIRGAAGAIKDLEKRQKSRQTRASRDALDRALMDLATYFRDALVVSAGAGGVTANHPDMHDKVAALAAHAPPDKLLRCIEAVLGCREALEMNVKPKFAVDAMVATVGQALKS; from the coding sequence GTGGGAAGCGGTGTATTCGAGCGATTGGTGGGCCAACACGCCGTGGCGGCGGAGTTGGTGGCCGCCGCGCGCGCCGCGCGCGGTGATTCCTCTCACAGCGGGCTGACAGCGGGTGGGATGACCCATGCCTGGCTGATCACCGGCCCGCCGGGGTCCGGCCGCTCGATCGCCGCGGTGTGTTTTGCCGCCGCCCTGCAGTGCCAGTCCGAGGGTGAACCCGGCTGCGGTGAATGCCGCGCCTGCACGACGACCATGGCGGGCACCCACTCCGATGTGCGGCGCATCATCCCGGAGGGGCTGTCCATCGGAGTCTCGGAGATGCGCGAGATCGTGCAGATCGCCTCGCGGCGCCCCGGTACCGGCCGCTGGCAGATCGTGGTGGTCGAGGACGCCGACCGGCTCACCGAGGGCGCCGCCAACGCGCTGCTGAAGGTGGTGGAGGAACCGCCGCCGTCGACGGTGTTCCTGCTCTGTGCCCCGTCGGTGGATCCCGAGGACATCGCGGTCACGTTGCGGTCGCGCTGCCGGCACATCGCGCTGGTGACGCCACGCTCGGAGGCCATCGCGCAGGTGCTGGTCGACAACGACGGCCTGACCGCCGAGGTCGCCGCGTGGGCCGCCTCGATCAGCGGTGGTCATGTCGGCCGGGCGCGCCGGCTGGCGACCGATCCGGAGGCCCGCCAGCGCCGCGAACGTGCGCTGGGACTGGCCCGCGACGCGGCCACCCCGGCCAGGGCGTACGGCGCCGCCGAAGAGCTGGTGACGACGGCCGAGGCGGAGGCCAAGGCGTTGACGGCCGGCCGGAACGAGACCGAGACCGAGGAATTGCGCACCGCGCTCGGCGCGGGCGGCACCGGCAAGGGTGCGGCCGGCGCGATCCGCGGTGCGGCCGGGGCGATCAAAGACCTGGAGAAGCGGCAGAAATCACGGCAGACCCGGGCCTCCCGGGATGCGCTGGACCGGGCCCTGATGGACCTGGCGACCTATTTCCGTGACGCGTTGGTGGTGTCTGCGGGTGCGGGCGGCGTGACGGCCAACCATCCCGATATGCACGACAAGGTCGCGGCCCTGGCGGCGCATGCGCCACCGGACAAACTGCTGCGCTGTATCGAAGCGGTACTGGGGTGCCGGGAGGCGCTCGAGATGAATGTGAAACCGAAATTCGCCGTCGACGCCATGGTCGCGACGGTGGGGCAGGCCCTCAAGAGCTGA
- a CDS encoding PD-(D/E)XK nuclease-like domain-containing protein gives MPENIYHADPTSLSSTGARTLIRQTPKQFYNDRHEPQKPKPEYDFGHCAHKMVLGEGNQFKVMDPKIHGLTADGKQSQKPTATGMWKATEAKARLDGLTPITKAQMETAQRMAGVVFDHPLARNLFTDGTAEMSGYWHDDATRIRCRLRTDWITEPTKRRPRRIVVDYKQSTSAEVDHFEDMVFKFGYHQQQAWYEDGLIQHGFEGFGFVFVLQSNKPPYDVAVCEIDPEIVDLGRRLNRRAIEIYAECEASNEWPGIPPVVHRVGMSNWRRERQESLLHVAS, from the coding sequence GTGCCCGAGAACATCTACCACGCAGACCCCACCAGCTTGTCGTCGACTGGGGCGCGCACGCTGATCAGGCAGACCCCGAAGCAGTTCTACAACGATCGGCACGAACCGCAGAAGCCTAAGCCCGAGTACGACTTTGGCCACTGCGCACACAAGATGGTGCTCGGCGAAGGCAACCAGTTCAAGGTCATGGACCCAAAAATTCATGGTCTCACCGCGGACGGTAAGCAGTCCCAAAAGCCCACAGCGACCGGCATGTGGAAGGCCACTGAGGCGAAAGCGCGGCTGGACGGTCTGACGCCGATCACGAAGGCACAGATGGAAACTGCACAACGTATGGCAGGCGTTGTGTTTGACCACCCGTTAGCACGCAACCTGTTCACAGACGGCACCGCCGAGATGTCTGGCTACTGGCATGACGACGCGACGAGAATCCGCTGCAGGTTGCGCACCGACTGGATCACCGAACCGACAAAACGTCGGCCTCGCCGCATCGTCGTCGACTACAAGCAGTCGACCTCTGCGGAGGTAGATCACTTCGAAGACATGGTGTTTAAGTTCGGCTACCACCAGCAGCAGGCCTGGTATGAGGACGGTCTGATCCAGCATGGGTTCGAAGGATTCGGATTCGTGTTCGTCTTGCAGTCGAACAAACCCCCGTATGACGTTGCCGTGTGCGAGATCGACCCCGAGATTGTAGATCTGGGGCGGCGTTTGAACCGTCGAGCCATCGAGATCTACGCAGAGTGCGAAGCCAGCAATGAATGGCCCGGCATCCCCCCGGTTGTTCACCGTGTCGGCATGTCGAACTGGCGGCGGGAACGCCAGGAATCCCTACTACACGTCGCCAGCTAG
- a CDS encoding adenylate/guanylate cyclase domain-containing protein, producing MSTLTNPIGRISAFVRWVARTPWPVFTLGMVQSDIIGALFVLGFLRFGLPAEDRIQLQDLPAVNLAVFLGYLFVAFTVGAYLSLRLLLPVIRWQRRDTLLADGDPTITGLARVRALKMPFYRTLISVSNWLLGSIVFIVASWPVASKSAPVVAVATALGATATAIIGYLQSERVLRPVAVAALRGGVPENFRAPGVILRQVLTWVLSTGVPLLAIVLALVASKFAILTAPAERLNTPLLLLAIAALVIGLAGTVLVAMSIADPLRQLRWALGEVQRGNYNAHMQIYDASELGLLQAGFNDMVRDLAERQRLRDLFGRYVGEDVARRALERGTELGGQERDVAVLFVDLVGSTQLASTVPASEVVNLLNEFFRVIVDTVNRHGGFVNKFQGDAALAIFGAPIEHPDASGAALAASRELHDELVTVLGQTEFGIGVSAGRAIAGHIGAQARFEYTVIGDPVNEAARLTELAKLEAGHVLASAIAVSGALDAEALRWDVGEIVELRGRTMPTQLARPLVRATPSGRIQIGHDAAT from the coding sequence GTGAGCACGTTAACCAACCCGATCGGACGGATCAGCGCATTCGTCCGTTGGGTGGCGCGCACGCCGTGGCCGGTGTTCACGCTGGGCATGGTGCAGTCCGACATCATCGGCGCACTGTTCGTCCTGGGTTTCCTCCGGTTCGGGCTGCCCGCCGAGGACCGCATCCAGCTGCAGGACCTGCCGGCCGTCAATCTGGCGGTCTTCCTGGGCTACCTGTTCGTGGCCTTCACGGTGGGCGCCTACCTCAGTCTGCGGCTGCTGCTTCCGGTCATCCGTTGGCAGCGGCGCGACACCCTGCTCGCCGACGGGGATCCGACCATCACCGGGCTGGCCCGCGTCCGCGCGCTGAAGATGCCCTTCTACCGCACGTTGATCAGCGTCTCGAACTGGCTGCTCGGCTCGATCGTGTTCATCGTCGCCAGCTGGCCGGTGGCCAGCAAGTCCGCGCCCGTCGTCGCGGTGGCCACCGCACTGGGCGCCACCGCCACCGCCATCATCGGCTACCTGCAGTCCGAGCGGGTGCTGCGCCCCGTCGCGGTGGCCGCGCTGCGTGGCGGGGTGCCGGAGAACTTCCGGGCACCCGGGGTCATCCTGCGCCAGGTGCTCACCTGGGTGCTGTCCACCGGGGTGCCGCTGCTGGCCATCGTGCTGGCGCTGGTGGCCAGCAAGTTCGCCATCCTCACCGCACCCGCCGAACGCCTGAACACTCCCCTGCTGCTGCTGGCCATCGCCGCCCTGGTGATCGGGCTGGCCGGCACGGTGCTGGTGGCGATGTCCATCGCCGACCCGCTGCGGCAGCTGCGCTGGGCCCTCGGTGAGGTACAGCGCGGCAACTACAACGCACACATGCAGATCTATGACGCCAGTGAGCTGGGGTTGCTGCAGGCCGGATTCAACGACATGGTCCGCGACCTGGCCGAGCGACAACGCCTGCGTGACCTGTTCGGCCGCTACGTGGGCGAGGACGTCGCCCGTCGCGCCCTGGAGCGGGGCACCGAGCTCGGTGGCCAGGAACGCGATGTCGCGGTCCTGTTCGTCGACCTCGTCGGTTCGACGCAGCTGGCGTCGACGGTGCCCGCCTCCGAGGTGGTGAACCTGCTCAACGAGTTCTTCCGCGTCATCGTCGACACCGTGAACAGGCACGGCGGCTTCGTCAACAAGTTCCAGGGTGACGCCGCGCTGGCCATCTTCGGCGCCCCGATCGAACACCCTGACGCCTCCGGCGCCGCGCTGGCCGCGTCCCGCGAACTGCACGACGAGCTGGTGACGGTGCTGGGCCAGACCGAGTTCGGCATCGGGGTGTCGGCCGGGCGGGCCATCGCCGGACACATCGGCGCGCAGGCCCGTTTCGAGTACACCGTGATCGGCGACCCGGTCAACGAGGCCGCACGGCTGACCGAGCTCGCCAAGCTGGAGGCCGGCCATGTGCTCGCCTCCGCGATCGCGGTCAGCGGCGCACTCGACGCGGAGGCCCTGCGCTGGGATGTCGGCGAGATCGTCGAACTGCGTGGCCGCACCATGCCCACCCAACTGGCCCGGCCGCTGGTACGAGCCACCCCGAGCGGGCGCATCCAGATCGGCCACGACGCGGCCACCTGA
- a CDS encoding MerR family transcriptional regulator, whose product MPKVDLITTSGVADRFGVDSSAVRRWVSEGKITPAFTTPGGHYRFRLSDIEALLGVEASA is encoded by the coding sequence ATGCCCAAAGTGGACCTTATTACTACAAGCGGTGTTGCTGATCGCTTCGGCGTTGATTCGTCAGCGGTGCGCAGATGGGTCTCCGAGGGCAAGATCACGCCCGCATTCACCACGCCCGGCGGGCACTACCGCTTCCGCCTGAGTGATATCGAGGCGCTGCTCGGGGTCGAGGCTTCCGCGTGA
- a CDS encoding DNA cytosine methyltransferase, with translation MVMLTLTDMFCGAGGSSTGAIQIPDVEVVMAANHWPLAIETHSANHPTTDHRCADLSQISPRLFPRTTMGWFSPECTNHTIAKGRKRADAQPDLFGEILPDEAAERSRATMWDVVRFTEYHRYELVFVENVVDAYHWQPFRAWLMAMDSLGYEHHIVFVNSMHAQAFGPGAPQSRDRMYVVFWRKGNRRPDFDRLTRPAAVCPTCGPVRAIQSWKRADRPLWGRYRAQYVYRCPNVACRNQTVEPAFRSAAEIIDWDLLGQRIGDRAKPLADKTMARIQAGIERYWAPLLVPVEGRDGKRATPAGQPVRTMTARAETALAFMAELRGGGSKHRPVSDALATVTASGNHHGLVTAYYGNGSTKPAGEALATVTATERHALLTPTGGTWRDAAAPDTDPIATRTTRETDGLAFGPAIDINDVLFRMLEPRETKRAMDFPADYVMRGNRREQSRLAGNAVCPPNARDLVGVGVESLTPGSETTA, from the coding sequence ATGGTGATGCTGACCTTAACTGACATGTTCTGTGGCGCCGGCGGATCGTCGACCGGCGCCATCCAGATCCCCGACGTCGAAGTGGTAATGGCGGCGAATCACTGGCCACTGGCCATCGAGACGCATAGCGCCAACCACCCCACCACTGATCACCGCTGTGCTGATCTGTCGCAGATCAGCCCGCGCCTATTCCCTCGTACGACGATGGGGTGGTTCTCGCCAGAGTGCACGAACCACACCATCGCGAAAGGCCGCAAACGCGCTGATGCGCAGCCGGACCTGTTCGGCGAGATCCTGCCCGACGAGGCCGCCGAGCGGTCTCGGGCCACCATGTGGGACGTTGTCCGCTTCACTGAATACCACCGCTACGAGCTGGTGTTCGTCGAGAACGTCGTTGATGCCTATCACTGGCAGCCTTTCCGAGCGTGGCTGATGGCGATGGACAGCCTCGGATACGAGCACCACATCGTGTTCGTCAACAGCATGCACGCACAGGCGTTTGGGCCCGGCGCGCCGCAGTCCCGCGATCGCATGTATGTCGTGTTCTGGCGCAAGGGAAACCGACGCCCTGACTTCGACCGGCTCACCCGGCCGGCGGCTGTGTGTCCAACCTGTGGGCCTGTCCGCGCCATCCAGTCCTGGAAGCGTGCCGACCGGCCTCTGTGGGGCCGCTACCGCGCACAGTACGTCTATCGGTGCCCGAACGTGGCTTGCCGCAACCAGACTGTCGAACCGGCGTTCCGCTCGGCCGCTGAGATCATCGACTGGGATCTGCTCGGTCAGCGTATCGGTGACCGAGCGAAGCCACTCGCGGACAAGACGATGGCCCGCATTCAGGCGGGCATCGAACGGTACTGGGCGCCGCTGCTGGTCCCGGTGGAAGGCCGTGACGGTAAGCGAGCGACACCAGCCGGCCAGCCGGTTAGGACCATGACCGCTCGGGCCGAGACAGCGCTGGCGTTCATGGCCGAACTGCGCGGCGGCGGGTCGAAGCATCGGCCGGTATCGGATGCTCTGGCTACCGTCACCGCATCCGGCAACCATCACGGCCTGGTGACCGCCTACTACGGCAACGGGTCGACAAAGCCCGCAGGTGAGGCGCTGGCCACGGTCACCGCCACTGAGCGCCACGCCTTGCTCACGCCGACCGGCGGAACCTGGCGCGACGCCGCGGCACCGGATACAGATCCCATCGCAACCCGCACCACCCGCGAGACGGACGGCCTGGCGTTCGGACCGGCCATCGACATCAACGATGTGCTCTTCCGGATGCTGGAGCCGCGAGAGACGAAGCGGGCGATGGACTTTCCCGCCGACTACGTGATGCGAGGCAACCGGCGCGAACAGTCCCGGCTCGCAGGCAACGCGGTGTGCCCGCCGAACGCGCGAGATCTCGTAGGCGTTGGCGTCGAATCGCTGACCCCCGGATCGGAGACGACAGCGTAA